From the genome of Vibrio navarrensis, one region includes:
- the gdhA gene encoding NADP-specific glutamate dehydrogenase, translated as MSHIHDTIVALQHSSPAQKEFYQAVEEVLTSLAPVIESNNKYKEQAIIQRIVEPERQIMFRVPWVDDAGNVQVNKGYRVEFNSALGPYKGGLRFHHSVNASIIKFLGFEQIFKNALTGLPIGGGKGGSNFDPKGKSDGEIMRFCQSFMNELYRHIGPVTDVPAGDIGVGAREIGYMFGQYKRLTGRYEGVFTGKSLLWGGSLVRKEATGYGTVYFAECMLNDRNDSLKGKTCLVSGAGNVAIYAIEKLYHMGATPVTCSDSRGTIYHEHGIDLQLLKQLKEVKRASLEEYLDTYPEAEYTPLGDYPNEGHAVWRYQADAAFPCATQNELTSNDALALIDNGCVLISEGANMPTTRDAVNIIVDSEMAYGPAKAANAGGVATSQLEMAQNASMQNWTFEQVDSQLQTIMKNIFINANETSREFGQPGNLVLGANIAGFRRVADAMIEQGIV; from the coding sequence AGTATTAACTTCTCTCGCTCCAGTCATAGAAAGCAATAATAAATATAAAGAACAAGCGATTATCCAAAGAATCGTAGAACCAGAACGTCAAATCATGTTTCGAGTTCCTTGGGTCGATGACGCAGGGAATGTGCAAGTAAACAAAGGCTACCGCGTCGAGTTTAACTCCGCGTTAGGTCCATACAAAGGCGGACTGAGGTTCCATCATTCAGTGAACGCGAGCATCATAAAGTTCCTCGGTTTTGAACAGATTTTTAAAAACGCGCTTACTGGCCTTCCAATTGGTGGCGGAAAAGGCGGTTCAAATTTCGATCCTAAAGGAAAATCTGACGGTGAAATCATGCGATTTTGCCAATCATTTATGAACGAGTTATACCGCCACATTGGTCCCGTTACCGATGTTCCTGCTGGCGATATCGGCGTCGGTGCGCGTGAAATTGGTTATATGTTTGGTCAATATAAACGATTGACGGGCCGCTACGAAGGAGTATTTACAGGCAAGAGCCTTCTTTGGGGGGGCTCACTTGTTAGAAAAGAAGCAACGGGATACGGAACCGTATATTTTGCGGAATGCATGCTCAATGACCGTAATGATTCACTAAAAGGCAAAACTTGCCTCGTTTCTGGCGCAGGTAACGTCGCTATCTATGCAATTGAAAAGCTATACCACATGGGAGCAACCCCAGTAACATGCAGCGATTCTAGAGGCACGATTTATCATGAACACGGTATTGATCTGCAGCTCCTCAAGCAACTAAAAGAAGTGAAAAGAGCAAGTTTAGAAGAGTATTTAGACACTTACCCTGAAGCAGAGTATACGCCGTTGGGTGACTATCCTAATGAAGGGCATGCTGTATGGCGATATCAAGCTGACGCCGCATTCCCTTGCGCGACCCAAAATGAACTGACGTCAAACGATGCTCTTGCTCTTATCGATAATGGGTGTGTTTTGATTAGTGAAGGCGCAAACATGCCAACCACTCGTGATGCGGTCAATATCATCGTGGATTCCGAAATGGCTTATGGGCCAGCGAAAGCAGCCAATGCAGGCGGCGTTGCAACCAGTCAGCTTGAAATGGCACAAAATGCCAGCATGCAAAACTGGACCTTCGAGCAAGTCGATAGCCAGTTGCAGACCATCATGAAAAACATCTTTATTAATGCAAACGAAACCAGTCGAGAGTTTGGTCAACCTGGTAATTTAGTTTTAGGCGCAAACATTGCCGGCTTTAGAAGAGTCGCTGATGCGATGATCGAGCAAGGCATCGTTTAG
- a CDS encoding mannitol-1-phosphate 5-dehydrogenase, with protein sequence MKNAVHFGAGNIGRGFIGKLLADADVAVTFADVNAPLVDQLSHKQQYKVKVVGSECQIDTVTHVTAVNSASDDVIEQIVKTDLVTTAVGPNVLDIIAKTIAKGIAQRFAAGNQAPLNIIACENMVRGTTHLKGEVYKHLNPELHSQADELIGFVDSAVDRIVPPAEAANDDPLEVTVESFSEWIVDEQQFKGEIPDIAGMEKTNNLMAFVERKLFTLNTGHCITAYLGCLKGHRTIREAIEDEEIYADVKQAMQESGEVLIRRYGFDREMHNAYIEKILGRFANPYLVDEVDRVGRQPIRKLGENDRLIKPLLGTIEYGTDNQTLLKGIAAALKYQNETDPQAQELQNALRELGVKKTLSHYTGLAEESAEVAQIEAIFLQL encoded by the coding sequence ATGAAAAATGCAGTTCATTTTGGCGCAGGTAACATTGGTCGTGGTTTTATTGGCAAACTGCTCGCCGATGCCGATGTGGCGGTCACCTTTGCCGACGTCAACGCTCCCTTGGTCGATCAACTCAGCCACAAACAGCAGTACAAAGTGAAAGTGGTCGGCAGTGAGTGCCAAATCGACACTGTGACGCATGTTACTGCGGTCAACTCCGCCAGTGACGATGTGATTGAGCAGATTGTAAAAACCGATTTGGTCACTACCGCAGTGGGGCCAAACGTGCTCGATATCATCGCTAAGACGATTGCCAAAGGCATCGCACAACGGTTTGCCGCTGGCAACCAAGCACCGCTGAACATCATTGCGTGTGAAAACATGGTTCGCGGCACCACACACTTGAAAGGCGAAGTGTATAAACATTTAAATCCCGAACTTCACTCTCAAGCCGACGAGCTGATTGGCTTTGTCGATTCAGCGGTTGACCGCATCGTGCCGCCCGCTGAAGCAGCCAACGATGACCCACTGGAAGTCACCGTGGAGAGTTTTAGCGAATGGATTGTCGATGAGCAGCAGTTTAAAGGCGAGATCCCTGATATTGCCGGTATGGAGAAAACCAACAATCTGATGGCGTTTGTCGAGCGCAAACTGTTCACTCTCAACACCGGTCATTGCATCACCGCGTACTTAGGTTGCTTAAAAGGCCACCGTACCATCCGTGAAGCGATTGAGGATGAAGAAATCTACGCAGACGTCAAACAGGCGATGCAAGAGAGTGGTGAAGTGCTGATCCGCCGTTATGGCTTTGATCGCGAGATGCACAATGCTTACATCGAGAAAATTCTTGGCCGCTTTGCCAACCCATATTTGGTGGATGAAGTGGATCGCGTTGGGCGTCAGCCAATCCGCAAGCTTGGCGAAAATGATAGATTAATCAAACCACTACTGGGTACAATTGAGTACGGCACCGACAACCAAACCCTGCTGAAAGGGATTGCCGCTGCGCTCAAATACCAAAATGAGACCGACCCGCAAGCACAAGAATTGCAAAACGCGCTGCGAGAGCTTGGGGTGAAAAAGACCTTAAGTCACTACACGGGTCTCGCTGAAGAGAGTGCGGAAGTGGCGCAAATCGAAGCCATTTTCCTACAACTTTAA
- a CDS encoding MltR family transcriptional regulator, producing the protein MAENLNETEIIERLNNAASVRGFFVETVDIFTEAIDGLIQRIFRKDNFAVQSVVGPLLHDSGPLGDLSVRLKLLFGLGVLGDHCYHDIEDIIKLKHKLNSDGTDYEFTDPYILEAIQKLHLVKSMGMVQLRVDEPDDDIDLGFYQLQLQRRQQVIRSGLSLAIVEICNELGKDSPF; encoded by the coding sequence ATGGCAGAGAACCTAAACGAAACCGAGATAATAGAACGCTTGAATAATGCCGCTTCGGTCAGAGGTTTTTTTGTTGAAACCGTAGATATTTTTACTGAAGCCATTGATGGTCTTATCCAACGTATTTTCCGCAAAGACAACTTCGCCGTTCAGTCGGTGGTTGGCCCGTTACTTCATGATTCAGGACCGCTTGGCGATCTCTCCGTGCGCCTCAAGCTACTATTTGGCCTTGGGGTGCTAGGCGATCACTGCTATCACGACATCGAAGACATTATTAAGCTCAAACATAAACTTAACAGCGACGGTACCGATTACGAATTCACCGATCCATACATTTTAGAAGCGATCCAGAAGCTGCATTTAGTGAAAAGCATGGGAATGGTGCAACTGCGCGTTGATGAACCCGATGACGACATTGATCTTGGCTTTTATCAATTACAGCTGCAACGTCGGCAACAAGTGATCCGCTCCGGTCTCTCTTTGGCCATCGTTGAAATCTGCAATGAATTGGGCAAGGACAGCCCATTCTAA
- a CDS encoding Tn7-like element transposition protein TnsE — MPDELDFYHPDFKRQVTGQGGGANSGRPKRPEEHELDDKEEADPDKKRVVLDTESVGLSFRKPFKTNRVTDKTRKANRGKPDDSDSNEQLPNKLSPNGDNATGTIAGADYDVLNDESDDVHLYASKFETFFQVIDRLESNYGCQTYRHPLRKLPKLARCTKHMMADDANPRCMAVVKVTYHGQVYHFVEVDTSDAKNSISTMVLKLKDNVALLEQIAELEVRLLKKSLAWPRDYISLICGDGNFKGISHPPCKHKGCIDPADIDKWAGWFMGWLDY; from the coding sequence ATGCCTGATGAGCTAGATTTTTATCACCCTGATTTCAAAAGGCAGGTAACAGGTCAAGGTGGCGGAGCTAATTCAGGTCGGCCTAAACGTCCGGAAGAGCACGAACTTGATGATAAGGAAGAGGCTGACCCCGATAAAAAACGTGTTGTTTTAGATACAGAATCAGTTGGCTTGTCATTTCGTAAGCCATTCAAGACTAATCGAGTAACTGATAAAACTCGGAAGGCTAATCGCGGAAAGCCCGATGATAGTGATTCCAATGAACAACTTCCCAATAAGTTATCTCCAAATGGTGATAATGCTACAGGTACAATTGCCGGTGCTGATTATGACGTTTTGAATGACGAAAGTGATGACGTTCATCTGTATGCAAGTAAATTTGAGACTTTCTTTCAGGTGATTGATCGTTTGGAATCTAATTACGGATGTCAAACGTACCGCCATCCGCTGAGAAAATTGCCTAAATTGGCACGATGTACCAAACACATGATGGCGGATGATGCTAATCCGAGGTGTATGGCTGTCGTCAAAGTTACTTATCATGGGCAGGTGTATCATTTTGTTGAAGTTGATACCTCTGATGCGAAGAATTCGATATCGACCATGGTATTAAAGTTAAAAGATAATGTAGCGTTGCTTGAGCAGATCGCTGAGTTAGAAGTTCGACTGCTCAAGAAGTCGCTTGCTTGGCCGCGCGATTATATCTCTCTAATTTGTGGAGATGGTAACTTCAAGGGAATCTCTCATCCTCCTTGTAAACACAAAGGTTGTATCGACCCTGCTGATATTGATAAATGGGCAGGATGGTTTATGGGATGGTTAGATTATTAG